In one Lolium rigidum isolate FL_2022 chromosome 3, APGP_CSIRO_Lrig_0.1, whole genome shotgun sequence genomic region, the following are encoded:
- the LOC124698227 gene encoding 60S ribosomal protein L10-like: MGRRPARCYRQIKNKPYPKSRYCRGVPDPKIRIFDVGQKKRGVDEFPLCVHLASWEKENVTSEALEAARIACNKYMAKHAGKDAFHLRVRAHPYHVLRINKMLSCAGADRLQTGMRGAFGKPTGMCARVHIGQVLLSVRCRDVHAGHAQEALRRAKFKFPGRQRVIVSGKWGFTKFKRQEYLTLRSEGRIVADGVNAKLLSWHGSLEGRQRGRGVFPPSTVGSA; this comes from the exons ATGGGGAGGA ggccggcgaggtgctaCCGCCAGATCAAGAACAAGCCTTACCCCAAGTCGCGCTACTGCCGGGGCGTGCCGGACCCGAAGATCCGCATCTTCGACGTGGGGCAGAAGAAGCGGGGCGTGGACGAGTTCCCGCTGTGCGTGCACCTGGCGAGCTGGGAGAAGGAGAACGTGACGAGCGAGGCGCTGGAGGCGGCCCGGATCGCCTGCAACAAGTACATGGCCAAGCACGCCGGCAAGGACGCCTTCCACCTCCGCGTGCGCGCGCACCCCTACCACGTCCTCCGCATCAACAAGATGCTCTCCTGCGCCGGCGCCGACCGGCTCCAGACGGGCATGCGCGGCGCCTTCGGCAAGCCCACGGGGATGTGCGCCAGGGTGCACATCGGACAGGTGCTGCTCTCCGTGCGCTGCCGCGACGTGCACGCGGGGCACGCGCAGGAGGCGCTGCGTCGGGCCAAGTTCAAGTTCCCCGGGCGACAGAGGGTCATCGTCAGCGGCAAATG GGGTTTCACAAAGTTTAAGCGCCAAGAGTATCTCACGCTCAGGAGCGAGGGCCGCATCGTCGCCGATGGTGTCAACGCCAAG TTGCTCAGTTGGCATGGGTCGCTCGAGGGTCGCCAGAGGGGCAGAGGTGTCTTTCCACCCTCCACCGTAGGATCGGCTTGA
- the LOC124702323 gene encoding hydroxyacylglutathione hydrolase cytoplasmic-like isoform X1, whose protein sequence is MKIVPVACLEDNYAYLIIDEITKAAAAVDPVEPEKVLAAASEVGAYIDCVLTTHHHWDHAGGNEKMRLLVPGIKVYGGSLDNVKGCTDQVENGTKLSVGKEIEILCLHTPCHTKGHISYYVSTKEEDPAVFTGDTLFIAGCGRFFEGTAEQMYQSLCVTLGSLPKSTRVYCGHEYTVKNLQFILTVEPENEKTKQKLEWAQKQREANQPTVPSTIGDEFEINTFMRVDLPEIQAKFGAKSPVEALRTVRNTKDTWKGGIHCRAML, encoded by the exons ATGAAGATCGTTCCGGTCGCTTGCTTGGAGGACAACTATGCTTACCT GATTATTGACGAGATCaccaaggcggcggcggcagttgaCCCGGTGGAGCCGGAGAAGGTGCTGGCGGCGGCCAGCGAGGTCGGCGCCTACATCGACTGCGTCCTCACTACCCACCACCACTG GGATCATGCTGGTGGCAATGAGAAGATGAGACTGTTGGTGCCAGGGATTAAGGTGTATGGGGGATCCTTGGACAATGTGAAAGGCTGCACTGATCAAGTGGAGAATGGAACCAAGTTGTCAGTGGGAAAGGAAATTGAGATACTTTGCCTGCATACCCCATG TCATACAAAAGGTCATATTAGCTACTACGTTTCTACTAAAGAGGAAGACCCAGCAGTATTTACTGGAGACACCTTG TTCATTGCTGGTTGTGGGAGGTTTTTTGAGGGTACCGCAGAGCAAATGTATCAGTCCCTTTGTGTTACACTGGGCTCGCTGCCTAAGTCAACTCGCGTTTACTGTGGCCATGAG TACACTGTAAAGAACCTGCAATTCATACTGACAGTCGAGCCAGAGAACGAAAAGACAAAGCAGAAACTGGAATGGGCTCAAAAGCAGCGTGAAGCAAATCAGCCAACAGTTCCCTCAACTATAGGAGATGAGTTTGAGATAAACACCTTCATGCGTGTTGATCTGCCCGAAATACAG GCAAAATTTGGTGCCAAGTCACCAGTTGAAGCGCTGAGGACGGTCAGGAATACTAAGGATACCTGGAAAG GTGGGATTCACTGCCGTGCAATGCTTTGA
- the LOC124702323 gene encoding hydroxyacylglutathione hydrolase cytoplasmic-like isoform X2, with product MKIVPVACLEDNYAYLIIDEITKAAAAVDPVEPEKVLAAASEVGAYIDCVLTTHHHWDHAGGNEKMRLLVPGIKVYGGSLDNVKGCTDQVENGTKLSVGKEIEILCLHTPCHTKGHISYYVSTKEEDPAVFTGDTLFIAGCGRFFEGTAEQMYQSLCVTLGSLPKSTRVYCGHEYTVKNLQFILTVEPENEKTKQKLEWAQKQREANQPTVPSTIGDEFEINTFMRVDLPEIQAKFGAKSPVEALRTVRNTKDTWKG from the exons ATGAAGATCGTTCCGGTCGCTTGCTTGGAGGACAACTATGCTTACCT GATTATTGACGAGATCaccaaggcggcggcggcagttgaCCCGGTGGAGCCGGAGAAGGTGCTGGCGGCGGCCAGCGAGGTCGGCGCCTACATCGACTGCGTCCTCACTACCCACCACCACTG GGATCATGCTGGTGGCAATGAGAAGATGAGACTGTTGGTGCCAGGGATTAAGGTGTATGGGGGATCCTTGGACAATGTGAAAGGCTGCACTGATCAAGTGGAGAATGGAACCAAGTTGTCAGTGGGAAAGGAAATTGAGATACTTTGCCTGCATACCCCATG TCATACAAAAGGTCATATTAGCTACTACGTTTCTACTAAAGAGGAAGACCCAGCAGTATTTACTGGAGACACCTTG TTCATTGCTGGTTGTGGGAGGTTTTTTGAGGGTACCGCAGAGCAAATGTATCAGTCCCTTTGTGTTACACTGGGCTCGCTGCCTAAGTCAACTCGCGTTTACTGTGGCCATGAG TACACTGTAAAGAACCTGCAATTCATACTGACAGTCGAGCCAGAGAACGAAAAGACAAAGCAGAAACTGGAATGGGCTCAAAAGCAGCGTGAAGCAAATCAGCCAACAGTTCCCTCAACTATAGGAGATGAGTTTGAGATAAACACCTTCATGCGTGTTGATCTGCCCGAAATACAG GCAAAATTTGGTGCCAAGTCACCAGTTGAAGCGCTGAGGACGGTCAGGAATACTAAGGATACCTGGAAAGGTTGA